The DNA sequence CGCTACACTACCCGCGATTCCTATAATATAAGGTACTTTCTTAATTTTTGTCCGCAAGAATGTATTTCGACTATCGTATAGCTCCCTCGTTGCTTTTGCATGTAAGTATAATAGCCTAGAAAGTGGTAAGTAAATATCCTCAACCTCTTCTAAATTCAATACGTCGTTTAGGCCCTTCAACTCTTCTATTTCTTTTTCCGTCATGGTCATTGGTGCAGTAGATCGAAGTTTTGCCCATTCATCTCTGTCAAATTCAATATATGGTGTAAAGTCTTGATTTTTCATAGTCCACCTCTACAGCTATCTAGAATGTATTCATTGCAATAATGTGTACCGCCTTGTTATAGTTCCTTTCCCAATTGTAACTAAAAATTGACGAGAACGCACTTCGTTTATGCTTCCGAAACTTTATTTCTTTATTATACTACAGTAAAGCTAATGTGAAGCTTACAAACTTATGATACTTCCAATTTATTTTGAACAGAGCATTGAAACAGGTTGATATTTAAAACTGCTGAAGAGTACAAAACAACTTTTTCAGTGCTTTTTATTTGTATTGCAATGGCTAACACTTGCCAACTTCTTATAAAAAAAGACTTAAAACTAGCTTCATAAAGCTAAATTTTAAGTCTTTTTTAGAAGATAAGAACGAATTTACGGTGGAATTGTGCCATCTCCTCAGTCATTTTCTCGAGGATATACGGACGACGGCTTCCTTTCTCTTGGATGCATTTTTTCGTCTCTCTTCAATTATTGACGTACAGTTCGGACAGCGTAACGCGCGAGAAGGTATATCAGAAAAACAGTAAGGACAGGATTTTTGTTTAGTAGACTCCATCGGGACTCGTCTTAGCTTATTCATTTGAATAATAATTAAATACGCAGCAAAAGCAATGATCACAAAGTGAATAACCGTTTCTATAAAAGCTCCATAATTCACTGTTGCTGCACCAGCTTCTTGTGCCTCAGCCAAACTACTATAATGCTCCCCAGACAAATTAATATATAAATTAGAAAAATTGACTTTCCCTAATAAAAGTCCTATCGGAGGCATTAATACATCAGAAACGAAAGAAGTCACAATCCCACCAAAGGCAGCACCTATAATTACACCGATCCCCATATCAACTACGTTACCTCTTATAGCAAACTCTCGAAAGCCTCTGAAAAAGCTCATAAAGTAGAAACTCCTCTTATGAAAATTATTATTATAACCATTTGTATTCGGTTGTCCTAGCGCAATATGCCAATACTTGTACGAAATGATGAAAGTTCTTGTTTTATTTGCATAGAACGTTATTCATTGACTAAAAATAAGAGGAATATTTTGTAATTGCTTTTATTGCAAGGAGGCGTACATATGGAAAAAAATTATGAAGGTTTACCTCAATACCCTGAATCATACTGGCTTGATTCCACAAATCGACCTAGCTTTCATCCTTTAAAGGAAAACAAACATTTTGATATCGTCATCGTCGGTGGCGGTATTGCTGGCATTACTACTGGTTACTTACTTAGTCAGGAAGGCTTGAAAGTCGCAATTCTTGAGGCGACACAAATTTTTAATGGCACGACAGGACACACAACAGCAAAGGTAACCGCACAGCATAACCTTTTATATGATGAGCTTATTGAGCATTTCGGTGAAGGATTCGCAAAAACATATTATGAATCAAATATGAATGCAGTAGGCTTTATTCGCAATTTTATTGAATCGCATCAGTTACAGTGTGACTTTCAAGAAAAAGATGCGGTTCTTTATGGTGCAGAGGCTAAATCTGTTCGTAAGCTTGAAAAGGAATACGCAGCTTATCAAAAGCTAGGAATTCCTTCAGAGTTAACAGATACAGTTCCTTTCGGTGTACGTGTTGAAAAAGCATTAGTGATGAAAAACCAAGCACAGTTCCATCCACTACAGTATTTAGGAAAAATGGTAGATGAGTTTCTAGCTAACGGAGGGGAAATCTTTGAAGGTACTGTTGCTACAAGTATTATGACAGAATCTCAAACTGGAGAAGATCGACTGCATGTAGAAACACAAGATGGTCATTTTGTCTCCTGTCATAAGGTAATGGCTTGTACACATTTCCCTTTTTATGAAGGTGAAGGCTACTATTTTATGCGGATGCATCCAGAGCGCTCATACATTGTAGCTGCTAAACCAAATGGCAACATGGATCATCTAACAGGCATGTACTTAAGTGTTGATAGTCCTTCAAGGTCTGTAAGAACTGTCACAATAAACGGTGAAACACACTTATTATTAGCTGGAGATGGTCATAAAACAGGACAAGGCGAGCCTGAGATGAAGCATTATGAAGCACTTAAAAAATTTGGGGAAGATGTTTTCCAAGTGACATCATTTCCTTACCGATGGTCTGCTCAAGATCTATATACACAGGATAACGTTCCATATATTGGTCCAGTATCAGCAAATGAAACGAACATTTTCGTTGCAACTGGCTTTAGAAAATGGGGGATGTCTAGCAGTACTGTTGCTGCCCACATTTTGCGTGATTATGCGCTTGAGAAGGATACACCTGAAATGGAGGTGTATTCTACCGAACGCTTTCATGCAGATCCAAGCTTAAAACATTTCTTTAAAGAAAACTTAAATGTAGCGAAACATTTCCTAAAAGGAAAATTGGATCAGCGTCATCAAGCACCGGATAAAATCCAACGAGGTGAAGCAGGAATTATTCATATTAATGGTAGCCGTGCTGGCGCTTATCGTGATGAAAAAGGGACACTTCATTGTGTTGATACGACATGCACGCATATGGGGTGTGAAGTGGAGTGGAATGGTGGCGAGCGTACTTGGGATTGCCCTTGCCACGGCTCTAGA is a window from the Evansella cellulosilytica DSM 2522 genome containing:
- the mscL gene encoding large conductance mechanosensitive channel protein MscL, which produces MSFFRGFREFAIRGNVVDMGIGVIIGAAFGGIVTSFVSDVLMPPIGLLLGKVNFSNLYINLSGEHYSSLAEAQEAGAATVNYGAFIETVIHFVIIAFAAYLIIIQMNKLRRVPMESTKQKSCPYCFSDIPSRALRCPNCTSIIEERRKNASKRKEAVVRISSRK
- a CDS encoding FAD-dependent oxidoreductase, producing the protein MEKNYEGLPQYPESYWLDSTNRPSFHPLKENKHFDIVIVGGGIAGITTGYLLSQEGLKVAILEATQIFNGTTGHTTAKVTAQHNLLYDELIEHFGEGFAKTYYESNMNAVGFIRNFIESHQLQCDFQEKDAVLYGAEAKSVRKLEKEYAAYQKLGIPSELTDTVPFGVRVEKALVMKNQAQFHPLQYLGKMVDEFLANGGEIFEGTVATSIMTESQTGEDRLHVETQDGHFVSCHKVMACTHFPFYEGEGYYFMRMHPERSYIVAAKPNGNMDHLTGMYLSVDSPSRSVRTVTINGETHLLLAGDGHKTGQGEPEMKHYEALKKFGEDVFQVTSFPYRWSAQDLYTQDNVPYIGPVSANETNIFVATGFRKWGMSSSTVAAHILRDYALEKDTPEMEVYSTERFHADPSLKHFFKENLNVAKHFLKGKLDQRHQAPDKIQRGEAGIIHINGSRAGAYRDEKGTLHCVDTTCTHMGCEVEWNGGERTWDCPCHGSRFTFDGDVVEGPAKKGLRKVSPEEETLS